CGGTTGTAGACCACTACATGCAACAACTCAGTACGGCTTGGATATTCTGCGATTGTAAAATTGTTTGCCTGGCTTCCAATGGCTCCGAGTTCTTCCTCTGTTTTTCCAGCAGGTGGATTTTCCAAATCCATATAAGTAAAAACTGCCTGCAAAGTAGCAGAATGCAGAGTGGCTTGCTTTCTTGGCTGAATGCAGTATTTGGAAGAAATGCCCTTAAAAATAGCATCACGTCCGGAATAACAATCAAAAGGTTTTGGCAGTGGCCGTTCAAAAGCCCATTTTGGAAAAAAATTCACATTTGGCATAAGATTTCCTCCTATTCTTTCACCCAGGATAATTCGAGGGCCTGGTCCTTTTCTTTTGCGGTCAATTCATCTTTTTGGAAGATGGAAATGAGAACATCCCAATAGTTTCGTGGCGGGAAATAATCAAAACAATCCTTGATTTCCGCTGTATCACCATTTTGGATGTAAATTTGCCCGTTTTCATTAATATAGAGTTTATGGTGTCCTTTCGCATGGAGCTGCCCGATAAGGTTCTCCAGCTTTTTCTTGCCAATTAAGGAATACCAGGATTCCGGATCAGCAAAAGGAACATCGTCCTCATCGGTAACTGTGACAGTCTTTTTGAGGCTGGCAATGGTCAGCATTTGAAGTTCCAGATATCCGTATTGGTTCATACGTGCTTCCGCAAAGTTGTAGTCCTCCGTATGAAAGGTTCTCAGACGTATGGGATTTCCGCAAAGAAGCTGATTCATGGATGGCGGCTTCTGGAATTCCCATGTTGCATTTGGAAATGCAGCCTGTAGTTTGTCGGTAATCTGATAGCTGATTTGTCTCCAAAGCAATTCTTCTGTTTCGGAAACTGGCTCAGATGATTTCAAAGAAGACCAAGGGCTTGTTTTGCCCTGGTTCTTGAGTAGGTTTAGAGTCAGTTTATGGATTTTGGGAAGAAGTGTGGAAAGAAATAGCAGCAGGATGCCAAGGATTCCGATACTTGCGACTGCATTACGATTTCCATTTCCTGGTATGAATATAGTTGCAATTAACAAAATTATTGTGAGCATACTTAGAACTTTAAGAAATTTCTTTTGTGTATTCACTTCATTTCCTCCATGGTTGTTTCAATAGAAAAAGGAATTGCAGCAGACCAGTAGATACTGGAAAGTCGCAATTCCTTCATTTTAGGGATCTTTGATAATTTACGGGAATGGAAGCTGCTGTGGTGGTGTATTTTCCGGAATATTGGTAAATCCATCACCAGATACATTGCCAGCCGTAAATCCCTGTGGTGCATAAGCCGATCCCCCTGCCGGAGCATAAGACATCTGTTGTGCGGCCTGTGGCATCATATTGTTATTGGCTGGCATTGCGCCAGTAGGCACGGTACCGGAAGGATTCATTCCCATTGCCGGGTTTCCATTATAAGTAGCACCGTTTGCTGGTACTGGTGGAACATTCGGATTTCCGACCATTGGATTCCCCGGTACAGGTGTTGCTGCATTGGTATCATTACGATTCGCAGGTAAGAACTGCCAGTCCTTTACCATAATTTGCGGCGTGATAGCTGCTTGACCTGCATTATTGCCTTTCTGGTGAATATACGGATGGAGTTCTAAATCTCCGTAGACCATGAGACACGTTGATTTTTTGACACCGGCTTTTATCAGTCGATCTGCAAGAAACTTGTTGCAGTAACACTGATAGAAGATGGGTTCTTCCTTTCCGTTTTGACCTCTCTGGTTGGTAGCAAGCCCCAGACTGATGTATTCAGTTCCGGAGTTCTTTGCTTGTTGCATAACCGGATCGGCAGTTACCCTTCCTGTTACAATGATAATAGATGACATAAAAATTCTCCTTTCTGCCCTTTGGGCGATAAAATAGTGATAAATAAAAAAAGTGCCATTATAGCACCGTATAAAACGGCATTATAATGACACGATTTTCCAACTTAAACTGCATGTGTACTGGAGATAGTATCCAGACACCCTATAAAGGGATAACACAAAACTTAAATACAATATTATAGTAACACAAGATATAGCGAAGGTCAATAATAAAAATACAGTATGTTGTGTTGCGCTGAAAGAAAATACATGAGGGGAGACTCCACGAAAATTTGTGTATCTCCCCTGCTTCTTTTATGCGTCTTTTTTATTAGGACAGTTTTTGGTGTCTGTTTTCGGCTTCATAGACCAAAATAGGACGTTCATAAGAATTACAATTAGTAATACAGCAGCTAAAGCCACCCAGAATCCTATGTTCAGACCAAGCCATTCCGTAGTTCCAAAAAGTGTCATCCAAAGTTCTTTCCAGTTCATTGTTGCACCTCCTTAAAGCAATTCGCCAAAATGACGGACATAAGCCTTTTTCAAGCTTGTTGCCAAAGCCATATACAATAAGATACACGGAAGCAGATATGCAAAGTATGCTGCTGGCAGTGCCACAAACCCAAGGAGCTTTCCAAATATCGTAAATGGTATGACGGTTAGAATCGTAATCCCTGTCATTGTAAGCAATGTCACAGGAGCAGATGCCCGGCTCTGGATAAATGGGAGCTTCGGTGTACGGATCATGTGGATCACTAATGTCTGGCTCCACATAGATTCTACAAACCAGCCAGCCTGGAACATTCCGATATACTGTGTCTGCATAGCCGTCAGCTCTGCTCCACTAAAATGAGCCGGCAGGTCATTGAACAGGATACCCTTGGATACAAAGAACGGGCAGAATACAAAGTACATGAAAATGTAAGTGGTAAAGTCAAAGATGGAGCTGGTTGGTCCGATCCAGATCATAAAACTGCCTACACTGGAGGCATCCCATTTCCGTGGTTTGGCAATAAATTCTTCATCTACATTGTCCCATGGGATTGCCGTACAGGACAGGTCGTAGATCAGGTTCAGGAAAATCAAATGTACACTTTCCATTGGCAGGAATGGCAAAAGAGCCGATGCAGCCAGTACGGAAAACATATTTCCAAAATTGGAAGAAGCCGTCATTTTGATGTATTTGATCATATTGGCATAGGTTTTCCGACCTTCAATGATGCCCTGCTCCAAAACCATCAGATCTTTTTCTAAAAGAATGATGTCTGCCGATTCTTTCGCCACGTCTACCGCTGTATCTACGGAGATTCCGATGTCCGCAGATTTCATGGCAGCAGCATCATTGATTCCATCACCCATAAATCCAACGGTATGACCATTCTCACGAAGAACAGAAACAATACGGGCTTTCTGCTCCGGTGTCAGTTTCGCAAATACATCGGTGGTTTCTGCCGCCCTGGCAAGTTCCGCATCATTCATGTGTTCCAGATCAGAACCCAGGAGCATATTGCGGACCTTCAGCCCGACCTGTTTACAGATGGTCCGGGTTACTTTTTCATTATCGCCTGTAAGGATTTTGGTAAGAACCCCATGGTTTTTCAATGCCTGGATAGCATCGGCAGTAGATTCTTTCGGTGGATCTAAAAATGCCAGATAACCAATCAGCACCATATCGCATTCATCTTTGACACCAAAAGCTCCCACTGGAGATGGGTTGCTCTTTTGGGCGATAGCCAAAACACGAAAGCCTTTTTCATTTAATCCATCTACAGTTTTCAAAATCCGGCTGCGCACTTCATCACGCAGAGGTTGTACATGCCCGTCACATTCTGCAAAGCTACAGATTGAAAGCATCTCTTCCACAGCACCTTTTGTTACCATCTGTGTCTTTCCGTTTTTATCCTGTACCACAGTGGATAAACGGCGGCGTTTAAAGTCAAAGGGAATCTCATCCACCTTGACGTAGGTTTCTGACAGGTCAATCAGACGCTTATCTGCCGCCTCCATCTCCTCTGTTTTATGGATAATAGCCAGATCCATGAGATTTTTATATCCTGTCTGAAAGTAACTGTTCAGATAGGCATGACGAAGGACTCTGGTATCATCTTCTCCATTTACATTTAGATGATATTCCAATACCACCTTGTCCTGTGTCAGTGTCCCTGTCTTGTCTGTGCAGAGGATATCCATAGCACCAAAATTCTGAATGGAATTGAGGTTTTTTACAATGGTTTGCTTTTTACTCATGGAAACAGCGCCTTTTGCAAGGCAGGTGGTTACAATCATCGGAAGCATTTCCGGTGTGAGTCCTACTGCAATGGAAATCCCAAACAGGAACGCCTCCAGCCAATCCCCCTTTGTAATGCCATTCACAAAGAATACCAGCGGAACCATAACCAGCATAAAACGGATCAGTACCCATGACACAGCATTGACACCTTTCGTAAAACTGGTTTCCACAGCTTCTCCGGCAACAGCAGCGGCCATAGAGCCAAATAGCGTATGATCACCGACACAGATAACGACAGCCGTTGCACTTCCGGAGATTACATTGCTGCCCATAAATGCAATATTGGTGTAATCCGTTACACTGTCCTTATGTGGGCTTACATGAGGGAGCTTTTCAACCGGCTCACTTTCTCCGGTAAGGCTTGCCTGGCTGACAAATAGATCTTTTGCATCCAGGATACGGACATCTGCCGGAATCATGTCCCCAGCAGATAAATGGACAATATCACCTACCACCAGGTCATCCATGGGTATCTCTGTTTTTTCCTGTCCTATGCGGGTGACGGTACAGGTGGTTGTGATCATTGCAAGCAGCTTTTCCGCCGCATTTCCGCTGCGGGATTCCTGCACAAAGCGAAGGGTACCGGAAATAAATACCATAGTTAAAATGATAACGACTGTCAAAAAATCAAAGTCCTCTGGTACGCTTCCAAAGAGTGAAAAATACGGGAAAATCATATCCGTAATCGTGGAAACAAAAGCAAGGCAAAATAAAATAGCAGTAAAAGGGTTGATAAATGCACCCGCCACACGTTTTGCTAGGGATTTCTTTTTTTCGTGGGTGACTTTGTTCGTACCGTATTTGGAACGGTTTACGGATACGGTATCTGCTTCTAACCCCCTAAGTGTGGTATGAAAGATTTTTAAAACCGCTTTTACCGGGTTGGTTGCTGCAGATTGGATGCGACGGTTCTGTTCGTCACGGATGACTGCCTTTTCTACAGTCTGGCGAACAGCCATACGATTTTCTTTTTTGTTCATTGGTCTTACCTCCTTGAATTTTTGTAGGGGCAAGGAAGATTCTATGAGGGACACGGAATCTGTGGACACTCATACAATATTCTCTGCCTTCGTGGACTGCCTTCAGAGTCCATGTCTTTCACCTCACAATCTTTAAAAGCTATCTATGTAAAACCGCAATGGGAATTACGGTCTGCGGTATCGGTTGCTTTTTTCGATATACCAGACATCTAAGCCGGCAAGTATCATCCATGCAATCATCGCATATACAAACCAGTGGCTTGAAAATAAGGGCAAAAATCCTTTTACCAGAAAGATGACACCGTTTAAGGTAATGATTCCTCCGATATTGCGGCAAAGAGGGATAATTCGGAGTTTATCCTTCTCTTTTTGCGGCATATTTTTCCATAGGGAAAGATGAAGGTAGCCTTTTCCAAAGGCAAACCAAAGACCGGCAAAGGTAAATAGGAATCCAAAAAAAATGCAGGTAAAGTCCATTGTCTGATCCTCCTTTTAGTGATAGAAGCGGTTGCTTCGTTTTGTCAGTTTCAAAAGTTTGGTGATAAGTACAATCATAGTGGTAGCAAGAATAACCCAGACCATAGCGCTTACCTGATACCAAAACTGAAAGATAATCATTCTATATCCAGAGAAATGCCAGCCCAGATAACCGCATAGGATTGTAAATATGGGGTAGGGAGCAAAAAGGATTGCCCCTTTCAAATCTTTTCGTTTTCTCTTCAATTGCAACACCTCCCAATTGGCATGAATCATTACCTTATTTCTGGATACGTTTCTTTGACCACGAAAAGTATATAAAAAACAGCCGGGGAATCCTATGGCTAAAGTCTTGCGATTTTCATGCGATTTGGCAAGAAAATAGACGGGCTGAAACTAAAATGGTCTCAGTCCGCCTTTCTCATAATTCATCATTAAATTTGTAACCAATCCCCCAGATCGTTAAAATGTATGTGGGAGAATCCGGGGCAGGTTCAATCTTTTTTCGCAGTTTCCGGATAAAAGCCATGATGTTACTGTTATCCAGAAGATAATCCTCCTCCCATACTGCACGATAAATCTGTTCTTTTGTAAATACTTCTCCACGATTCTTAGCAAGAAAATATAAAATATCGAATTCCTTTGGTGTCAGGCTGATTTCAGAACCTTTCATCAGGACTTTCCGGCTCCTTGGATGAATTTCCAGATCACCGATCAGAAGTTCATCCGAGTGTACACCAATAGCCACCTCTGTATCTTCTAAGGCTCCTAATAACAGCGAGGATACTTCTCCGCTTATCATGTCCTGAATACCGGAAATCAGCTCTTTTGTATAAGCACTTTCCGGCGGTTCCCTTAATAATTTTTCCAAGAGCCAGATTTCAAGGGCATGATCCATGGGAATATAACTGATATTCTTTTTCATCATGAGCGCCTCCTTTAAATCAACTCTTGATATTTGTTCTTATAAAAATATTTGGTTACGGAACTTAGCAGCATATAGAAAAATGCCACAAGCAGCAAAAAGGCAAAATACCAAAGCGGTAATTTTGTCAGTCCAAACAGTGATGCCCCGCTGGTAAACGTAAGGGCTGTAAAAGCAAGAATCCCTACCAGAGTGATGGAGACGACCGGTGCAGATGCCCTGCTTTGGAGAAATGGGATTTTGGCAGTACGAAGGAAATGCAGGATCAAAACCTGTGTCCACATGGACTCCAAAAACCAGCCTGTCTGGAATAAAGCAGCGTACTGAAGTTTCAGGGAAGGATCGGTAAGCTGCAGGTAAGTTGTCCCTCCGCATAGTGCAGGACATAGGAAATAATACAAAAAGAGGAAAGTCACAATATCAAACAGGGAACTGATCGGTCCGAAAGAAAGCATAAACTGTTTCAGTGTCTTGCCGGACCAGTCTCTTGGGGACAGTATTTCTTCCTCATCTACATTGTCCCAGGGAAGTACGATACACAGTGTATCATATAACAGATTCAGAAGCAGGATCTGGATGGAGGTCATAGGAAGAAACGGTAAAAATGCACTGGCACAAATGATGGAAAAAATATTTCCAAAGTTGGAACTTGCAGTGATTTTAATATACTTCAGCATATTGGTAAAAGTCTTTCGCCCTTCCAGGACACCCTGCTCCAATACATTTAAGTCTTTTTGCAGCAGTACAACATCAGCGGCATCTTTGGCAGCGTCCACTGCTGTATCTACAGAAATTCCCACATTTGCCTCATTTAGTGCCGGGATGTCGTTGACCCCATCCCCAAGAAATCCAACGGTATGACCATTCTCTTTGAGTGCAGAAACCAGACGCACTTTCTGACCGGGAGTAAGCTCTGCAAAAACATGGGTTTCTTCTACCAACTTTTTTAGTTCACAGTCTGTCATTTCATCCAGTTGGGTGCCGGTCAGGATATGTTCCGCAGAGATTCCAACCCGGCGGCAGACGGATAGCGCAATGGCTGCCTGGTCCCCGGTCAGGATCTTCGGGATTACTTTTAATCTCTTCAGTGCTGTTACGGATTCGCTTGCCGTCTGTTTTGGGGCATCAAAGAAAGACAGATAACCAACCAAAGTCATATCCTTTTCGTCGTCAGGTGTGATTTCCCTTCGTGTTCCCACATGTTTCCGAGCCACAGCAATAACCTTCATCCCATCCTGCAACATTTCCCCTACCACAGAAAATACGCTTTGTCTGGCATCTTTCTCCATGGGAAGTCGTGTTCCCCGATATTCTACATGACTGCATCGGGAAAGGATGTGTGCAATATCCCCTTTCATAATCAGATGACTGTTTCCGGTACTGTCCTGCACAAGGGTACTGACAAACTTACGGGTATAGTCAAAGGGAATTTCATCTTCCTTCTGATATTCTGTTAGAAGCTTGGCATAATGGATTTCCCTGCCTGGCATGGATTTACAGGCAAGAATGGCATTGTCAATGGGATTACGGACGCCGGAATGATAGGAGCTGTTCAGATAAGCCAGATCCAGGACCTCAGTATTTTCATTGCCCAGGATATCCATATAATATTCCAGCAGGATACTTTCATTGGTCAGTGTTCCTGTTTTATCCATACAAAGCACATCCATGCTTCCAAAGCTCTGCATGGCGTTCAGATCTTTGATGATGGTCTGTTTTTTACCCATAGCAAGGCTTCCTTTTGCAAGGCAGGCAGTGATGACCATGGGGAGCATTTCAGGCATCAGCCCTACCGCTACAGACAGTGCGAATGCAAAGGATTCCAGCCACTTTCCACCTGTGATTCCCAATATAAGAAATACAATGGGAACCAGAACTGCCATAAACCGGATCATGACCCAGGCAATGGAATTAGCTCCTTTTTGAAAAGCATTTTTATCTTCAGAATCCGGTTTGGTAAATCCTCCGTACAGCGTATCCGTTCCTACGGCCAGCACAATGCCTT
The DNA window shown above is from Blautia hansenii DSM 20583 and carries:
- a CDS encoding DUF3784 domain-containing protein, producing MDFTCIFFGFLFTFAGLWFAFGKGYLHLSLWKNMPQKEKDKLRIIPLCRNIGGIITLNGVIFLVKGFLPLFSSHWFVYAMIAWMILAGLDVWYIEKSNRYRRP
- the mgtA gene encoding magnesium-translocating P-type ATPase; its protein translation is MSKATLFDSRIKKYAYCKPPEICRDLGTSALGLSKEQVDAMRERYGKNSFQERKTDTTIQRLRRAFINPFHVILFILGIVSLVTDVFMASNFTRNATTALIIFSMIVISGIIRLIQELRAKSTAAQLDRLIHEKVTVRRNGELREIPGEELVVGDLVLFSAGDRVPADIRLTKVTDLFISQAAITGESAILEKSCRTLCYKEQEPITQLENLAFMATTVISGKGEGIVLAVGTDTLYGGFTKPDSEDKNAFQKGANSIAWVMIRFMAVLVPIVFLILGITGGKWLESFAFALSVAVGLMPEMLPMVITACLAKGSLAMGKKQTIIKDLNAMQSFGSMDVLCMDKTGTLTNESILLEYYMDILGNENTEVLDLAYLNSSYHSGVRNPIDNAILACKSMPGREIHYAKLLTEYQKEDEIPFDYTRKFVSTLVQDSTGNSHLIMKGDIAHILSRCSHVEYRGTRLPMEKDARQSVFSVVGEMLQDGMKVIAVARKHVGTRREITPDDEKDMTLVGYLSFFDAPKQTASESVTALKRLKVIPKILTGDQAAIALSVCRRVGISAEHILTGTQLDEMTDCELKKLVEETHVFAELTPGQKVRLVSALKENGHTVGFLGDGVNDIPALNEANVGISVDTAVDAAKDAADVVLLQKDLNVLEQGVLEGRKTFTNMLKYIKITASSNFGNIFSIICASAFLPFLPMTSIQILLLNLLYDTLCIVLPWDNVDEEEILSPRDWSGKTLKQFMLSFGPISSLFDIVTFLFLYYFLCPALCGGTTYLQLTDPSLKLQYAALFQTGWFLESMWTQVLILHFLRTAKIPFLQSRASAPVVSITLVGILAFTALTFTSGASLFGLTKLPLWYFAFLLLVAFFYMLLSSVTKYFYKNKYQELI
- a CDS encoding winged helix-turn-helix domain-containing protein; this encodes MKKNISYIPMDHALEIWLLEKLLREPPESAYTKELISGIQDMISGEVSSLLLGALEDTEVAIGVHSDELLIGDLEIHPRSRKVLMKGSEISLTPKEFDILYFLAKNRGEVFTKEQIYRAVWEEDYLLDNSNIMAFIRKLRKKIEPAPDSPTYILTIWGIGYKFNDEL
- the mgtA gene encoding magnesium-translocating P-type ATPase, with translation MNKKENRMAVRQTVEKAVIRDEQNRRIQSAATNPVKAVLKIFHTTLRGLEADTVSVNRSKYGTNKVTHEKKKSLAKRVAGAFINPFTAILFCLAFVSTITDMIFPYFSLFGSVPEDFDFLTVVIILTMVFISGTLRFVQESRSGNAAEKLLAMITTTCTVTRIGQEKTEIPMDDLVVGDIVHLSAGDMIPADVRILDAKDLFVSQASLTGESEPVEKLPHVSPHKDSVTDYTNIAFMGSNVISGSATAVVICVGDHTLFGSMAAAVAGEAVETSFTKGVNAVSWVLIRFMLVMVPLVFFVNGITKGDWLEAFLFGISIAVGLTPEMLPMIVTTCLAKGAVSMSKKQTIVKNLNSIQNFGAMDILCTDKTGTLTQDKVVLEYHLNVNGEDDTRVLRHAYLNSYFQTGYKNLMDLAIIHKTEEMEAADKRLIDLSETYVKVDEIPFDFKRRRLSTVVQDKNGKTQMVTKGAVEEMLSICSFAECDGHVQPLRDEVRSRILKTVDGLNEKGFRVLAIAQKSNPSPVGAFGVKDECDMVLIGYLAFLDPPKESTADAIQALKNHGVLTKILTGDNEKVTRTICKQVGLKVRNMLLGSDLEHMNDAELARAAETTDVFAKLTPEQKARIVSVLRENGHTVGFMGDGINDAAAMKSADIGISVDTAVDVAKESADIILLEKDLMVLEQGIIEGRKTYANMIKYIKMTASSNFGNMFSVLAASALLPFLPMESVHLIFLNLIYDLSCTAIPWDNVDEEFIAKPRKWDASSVGSFMIWIGPTSSIFDFTTYIFMYFVFCPFFVSKGILFNDLPAHFSGAELTAMQTQYIGMFQAGWFVESMWSQTLVIHMIRTPKLPFIQSRASAPVTLLTMTGITILTVIPFTIFGKLLGFVALPAAYFAYLLPCILLYMALATSLKKAYVRHFGELL
- a CDS encoding single-stranded DNA-binding protein, whose protein sequence is MSSIIIVTGRVTADPVMQQAKNSGTEYISLGLATNQRGQNGKEEPIFYQCYCNKFLADRLIKAGVKKSTCLMVYGDLELHPYIHQKGNNAGQAAITPQIMVKDWQFLPANRNDTNAATPVPGNPMVGNPNVPPVPANGATYNGNPAMGMNPSGTVPTGAMPANNNMMPQAAQQMSYAPAGGSAYAPQGFTAGNVSGDGFTNIPENTPPQQLPFP
- a CDS encoding conjugal transfer protein, whose amino-acid sequence is MLQLKRKRKDLKGAILFAPYPIFTILCGYLGWHFSGYRMIIFQFWYQVSAMVWVILATTMIVLITKLLKLTKRSNRFYH